From Bacteroidota bacterium, the proteins below share one genomic window:
- a CDS encoding metal-dependent hydrolase, translating into MPSFFAHAISALPLARSFGGSNFHKLAIWSAVCAVLPDADVLAFRFGIPYESIWGHRGITHSFFFAALLSSLLVLTIFKASGPRRFTIWCCLFLATASHPLLDALTNGGLGVALWAPFSDERFFFSFRPIQVSPIGAGAFFSEWGLRVLKSEGLWVALPSLAWLVVASILRKSATKAE; encoded by the coding sequence ATGCCCTCCTTCTTCGCGCATGCAATCTCAGCATTGCCACTTGCCAGATCCTTTGGCGGAAGCAACTTCCACAAGCTGGCGATCTGGTCGGCTGTATGCGCGGTATTACCGGATGCGGATGTGCTGGCATTCCGGTTCGGCATTCCCTATGAATCGATCTGGGGCCACCGGGGGATAACGCATTCGTTTTTCTTTGCCGCATTGCTCTCGTCACTGCTGGTGCTAACAATTTTCAAAGCGTCCGGACCTCGGCGATTCACAATCTGGTGTTGCCTGTTTCTTGCGACAGCTTCTCACCCCTTGCTCGACGCACTGACCAATGGCGGGTTGGGTGTTGCACTGTGGGCGCCTTTCAGTGATGAGCGTTTCTTCTTTTCGTTTCGCCCGATCCAGGTATCGCCGATCGGTGCGGGCGCGTTCTTCTCGGAATGGGGACTCCGGGTTCTCAAAAGCGAAGGGCTTTGGGTTGCCCTGCCTTCGCTCGCCTGGCTCGTTGTCGCTTCCATTCTTCGAAAATCCGCTACAAAAGCGGAATAG